Genomic segment of Cronobacter dublinensis subsp. dublinensis LMG 23823:
GTTCCCCTAATGTTTATGGCGTTAAGCGGTGGTTTGCGGGCTGAAGAGATTGGCTCGGTAGACACGGTGTTCAAATGGCTGGGGCCGGATCACAAAATCGTCGTGGAAGCGTTTGACGATCCGGATGTCAAAAATGTGACCTGCTACCTGAGCCGCGCAAAAACCGGGGGTATCAAAGGCGGGCTGGGCCTGGCGGAAGACACCTCCGACGCGGCGATTTCCTGCCAGCAGGTCGGGCCTATCGAGCTGAGCGATAAAATCAAAGCCAGTAAGGCGCAGGGCGATGTCGTCTTCCAGAAGCGCACCTCGCTGGTATTTAAAAAATTACAGGTGGTGCGTTTTTATGACGCGAAACGCAACACGCTGGCCTACCTGACCTATTCCGACAAAGTGGTGGAAGGCTCGCCGAAGAACGCGCTGAGCGCGGTGCCGATTATGCCGTGGGGCCAGGCCCGGTAATTCACAGGACTATTCAGGATGAATCAGACAACCGTCTGGCTGGTGGAGGATGAAACCAGCATCAGCGACGCGCTGGCGTATGTGATGCAGCTTGAGGGCTTCACGGTGCGCGCCTTTGAGCGTGGGCTGCCCGCGCTCGACGCGGCCCGGCACGCCTTGCCCGATCTGGTCGTGCTGGATGTCGGCCTGCCGGATATCAGCGGTTTCGAGCTGTGCCGCCAGTTACTGGCGGCACACCCGGCGCTGCCGGTGCTGTTCCTCACCGCGCGCAGCGAAGAAGTGGACAAGCTCATCGGCCTTGAAATCGGCGCGGATGACTATGTCGCCAAGCCGTTTTCGCCGCGTGAAGTCTGCGCCCGCGTGCGCACGATTTTGCGGCGTCTGCAAAAGCAGCAGAGCGGCGCGCAAAACGTGGTGCGCGTAGGGAGCTTCGAGCTGAACGACGACGCCGCGCACATCGCCTGGTGCGGCCAGCCGCTGCCGCTGACCCGCTATGAGTTTCTGTTGCTGAAAACGTTGCTGCTGGCACCGGGCCGCGTGTATTCGCGCCAGCAGCTGATGGATAAAGTCTGGGGCGACGCGAACGACAGTTTCGATCGCACCGTGGATACCCATATCAAAACCCTGCGCGCCAAGCTGCGCGCGGTCAACCCGGACGCCTCGCCCATCAATACCCATCGGGGGCTGGGTTACAGCCTGACGGTCAGCTGATGCGCATCGGTATGCGGCTTCTGCTGGGCTATTTTCTGATTGTCGCCGTGGCGGCCTGGTTTGTGCTCGCGATTTTCGTTCAGGAGATCAAGCCCGGCGTGCGGCGGGCGACAGAAGGTTCGCTCAACGACACCGCAACGCTGCTGGCGGAAATTGCCCGCGATGATCTGCTGGCGGGGCATCCGCGCGACGGGCAGCTGGCGCAGGCGTTTGAGCGGCTTAACCGCTACCCGGTAAATGCCAACATCAGCGGCATTAAAAAAGTGCGTAATGAGTACCGCGTTTATCTGACAGACGCGCAGGGGCGGGTGGTGTTTGACTCCAGCGGCGAGGCGGTGGGGCAGGATTATTCGCGCTGGAACGATGTCTGGTTAACGCTGCGCGGGCACTACGGCGCGCGCAGTTCGCCGCTGCATCAGGATGACCCGGACAGCACGGTGATGTATGTCGCGGCTCCCGTGCGCGACGCGGGCCGCATCATCGGCGTGCTGAGCGTCGGTAAGCCGAATATCGCGCTCGCGCCGGTTATCCGCCGCAGCGAGCATCGCATCATGATGGCGGGTATTGCGCTGCTCGGCATCGCGCTGCTGACCGGCATCGTGATGGTGCTGTGGATCAACCGCTCTATCGGCAGGCTGGTGCGTTACGCCGATTCGGTCACCGGCGCGGCGCCGCTGCCGCTGCCTGACCCCGGCAGCAGCGAACTGCGGCGTCTCGCCCAGGCGCTGGAAAACATGCGCGTGCGCCTTGAAGGCAAAAATTATATTGAGCAGTACGTCCATGCGCTGACCCACGAACTGAAAAGCCCGCTGGCGGGCATTCGCGGTGCGGCAGAAATTCTGCGCGAAGCGCCGCCGCCCGACGTAGCGCGGCGCTTCAGCGAGAATATTTTGCAGCAAAACGCGCGCATGCAGGTGCTGGTGGAAACCCTGCTGCACCAGGCGAAGCTCGAAAACCGGCTGGAGATCGCGCCGGAGCCGGTCTTACTGGCGCCGCTCTTCGCCACGCTGGCGGAGCTGCACGCCTCGTCGTTTCTGCACCACGCGGTGCGTCTGTGTATCGACCCGGCTCCTGGCGACCTGCGCGTGGCGGGTGATGAGGCGCTGTTGTTGCAGGCTATCGGCAATCTGCTGGTGAACGCCCTCGACTTCACGCCGCCGCAGGGCGAGATAACGCTTGGCGCGTGGCAGGAAGGCGGGCGCGTCGTCGTGCGTGTGACCGATACCGGCAGCGGCATTCCGGATTACGCGCTGGCGCGCATTTTCGAGCGGTTCTATTCGCTGCCGCGCGCCGACGGGCAGAAGAGCAGCGGCCTCGGGCTCGCGTTCGTGCAGGAAGTCGCGCGGCTTCATCAGGGGGAAATTACGCTTGCTAACCGGCCGGAAGGCGGCGTCGAGGCGCGGCTGACGTTACTTCCCGCCTGACTTCACCGGCACTTCACATAACTTCATTTTCACCCCACATAAGCCCTCTATCTTCGGCAGCATCGAAGAGGAGAGGCTTATGTTGAAATCACCACTGATGTTAAAAGGCATGGCGCTGCTGGGCTGTATGGCCCTGCTGTTGATCCCGCTGCGCATTCTGAGCGTCGTCATCGGCGATCGCGCCGATTACCGCGATCACGTTACTCACTCGCTTGAGCAGAGCACCAGCGGGCCGCAAAAACTTGTCGGGCCGCTTATCGCTATTCCGGTTACCGAAATCACCACCACGATGGAAGAGGGCAAAGAGGTGACCCAGGAGCGCAGCTTTATCCGCTACTGGCTGCCGGAGTCGCTGGTGGTGACGGGAAAGCAGGCGGTTGAGCCGCGTCATGTCGGCATTTACGAAGGGCAGGTGTGGCGCAGCGACGTGTCGCTGGAGGCGCGCTTTACGCCGCCCGCGCAGGCGATGAAACCCGACGCGCATTACCGGCTGGGCGAAGCGCGGCTGGTGATGGCGGTAGGTGATTCGCGCGGCATTGGCACCGTGGGCGCGCTGAACATTAACGGGCAGACGCTGGCGGTCGAACCGGGCACCGGGCTTGACGAGGGCGGTGAGGGGCTGCACGCGAACGTACCGTCCGCGCTGCTGGAGACGCCGACGCTCGCGGTCCGCTTCTCGCTGGAGCTGAACGGCACCGGCGCGTTTTCCGTCGTGCCGCTGGGGCGCAGCAGCGAGATGTCGCTTATCAGCAACTGGCCGCACCCTAACTTTTACGGCAATTTCCTGCCTGCGTCGCGGGAGATCTCCGCCAGCGGCTTTGCGGCGAAATGGCGCAGCAGCTGGTATGCCAATAATCTCGACGGCTATTTTCAGAAGGGGGAAGACGTGAGGCTGAGTTCGCTGCCCGCGTTCAGCGTGACGGTGGCGACGCCGGTGGATCAGTATCAGCTCACGGATCGCGCAGTGAAATATGCGGTGCTGCTGATAGCGCTGACCTATATGGCGTTTTTCGTCTGCGAAACGCTGAGCGGCATTACGATGCACCCGGTACAGTATCTGCTGGTTGGGCTCTCACTGGTCATGTTCTATCTGTTGCTGCTGGCGTTTTCCGAGCATATCGGCTTTAACCTGGCCTGGCTTGTGGCGAGCCTCGCGGGGGCGACGCTGAACGCGCTCTATCTCCAGGCAGTGCTGAAAGGATGGCGGCGCAGCCTGATCTTCGCGGGCGGTCTGCTGGCGCTTGACGGCGTGCTGTGGCAGCTGCTGCGCTCGCAGGATTTCGCGCTGTTGCTCGGCAGCGGCCTGCTGTTCGCCGCGCTGACGGCGGTGATGCTGCTGACGCGCCATATCGACTGGTATGCGCTGACGCCCGCGAAAGCGCGCTTCACGCGCCTGACTCCCGCGCCGCAGGAGGAGCGGTTCCGGCTGTGGAAGTAAAATGCAGGCAATAAAAAAGGGCGGAATCTCCGCCCATTTTGCGTTGCGCCGACGCGTTTATTCCTGCAGATCGCCGCAGAAACGGTAACCTTCGCCATGAATGGTGGCGATGATTTCCGGGGTGTCCGGCGTGGATTCGAAATGTTTGCGAATGCGACGGATGGTCACATCGACGGTGCGGTCGTGCGGCTTCAGCTCGCGACCGGTCATTTTCTTCAGCAGTTCCGCACGGGTCTGGATCTTGCCCGGATTTTCGCAGAAATGCAGCATGGCGCGGAATTCGCTGCGCGGCAGTTTATACTGCTCGCCATTCGGGCTAATCAGCGAGCGGCTGTTGATATCAAGCTCCCAGCCGTTGAACTTATAGCTTTCCACGCTGCGACGCTCTTCGCTCACCGTACCGAGATTCATGGTGCGGGAGAGCAGGTTGCGGGCGCGGATGGTGAGTTCACGGGGGTTAAATGGCTTGGTGATATAATCGTCAGCGCCGATTTCGAGGCCTAAGATTTTATCCACCTCGTTATCACGGCCGGTCAGGAACATCAGGGCGACATTCGCTTGCTCGCGCAGTTCGCGCGCCAGCAGCAGACCGTTTTTACCCGGCAGGTTGATATCCATGATAACCAGGTTGATATCATTGTCAGAGAGGATCTGGTGCATCTCGGCGCCATCGGTGGCTTCGGACACATCATAGCCTTCTGCTTCGAAAATACTTTTTAACGTGTTGCGTGTTACCAACTCGTCTTCAACGATAAGAATGTGCGGGGTCTGCATGTTTGCTACCTAAAAATTGCCAACTAAATCGAAACAGGAAGTACAAAAGTCCCTGACCTGCCTTATACATGCCATAAATTAACATGCCCGGCCTAACATGACTAAAGTACGTAATTGCGTTCTTGATGCACTTTCCATCAACGTCAACAACATCATTAGCTCGGTCGTGGGTACTTTTCCCTCTGGACCCGACGGTGTCAAAAACGGCAGTCATCCTAACCATTTTAACAGCAACATAACAGGATGATACGATACCAACACCCAATAAAACTACGCTTCGTTGACATATATCAAGTTCAATTGTAGCACGTTAACAGTTTGATGAGATCATCGCAGCGAAGAACTAACTCTGATTACATTTAAGTAACATAGCGGATAATTTCGCCTCTTAACTAATAAACAAAGCGAATCCGATAAGCAAGCGGAATTTGTATTGTTTTTATTGATGATAAACAGCCGGATAAGGCGGTTTTTACAGCACAATAAGCCCGATTCCGCGCGTTATTTTCATAACGTCTGTTTATCTATTTTATGGCCACGACGGGCATGAAATTGTATATAAAATGTAAATTCGCGACGCGTATTAATTAGCGCGCGCTATTTTTTCCACGACAGGATCACAGAGAGCCTTATGCGTTTGCCCATTATTCTGGTGTCACCCGCCAGACCTGAAAACGTCGGCGCCGCCGCGCGCGCTATGAAAACCATGGGATTTACCGAACTGAGGATCGTTGACAGCACGGCGCATCTCGACCCGGCGGCGCGTCGCGTCGCCCACGGCGCGGGAGACATTCTCGATAATACAAAGCATTACGACACCCTCGCCGATGCGCTCGCCGACGTGGATTTCACCGTCGCCACCACGGCGCGCAGCCGCGCAAAGTTCCATTACTACGCGACGCCGCAACAGCTGCTGCCGCTGCTGGAAGAAAAAGCCGCCTGGCTGCCAGTAACCGCGCTGGTGTTCGGGCGCGAAGATTCGGGGCTGACCAATGACGAGCTGGCGCTGGCTGACGTGTTGACCGGCGTGCCGATGGTCGCCGATTACCCGTCGCTGAACCTGGGCCAGGCGGTGATGGTGTACTGCTATCAATTAACGGCGCTGATGCAAAATGCGCCTGCCGCAACGCCAGAGGCTGACCATCATCAGTTGAAAGCGTTACGCCTGCGCATCGACGCGTTGCTGACTACGCTCGGCGTCGCAGACGACATCAAAATGGCCGACTGGCTGCAACAGCGTCTCGGGCTGCTTGAGCAGCGCGACACCGCCATGTTGCATCGTTTGCTGCACGATATCGAAAAAAAAGTGGCGGGCTGAAATGCTAACCGATGGGGTATCGATAGCATTAAATGCTAAATTAACAGGGAAATCACCGGGTTTTTGGGGTGTAAAGACCGCTTTTTTCGCTATTCGCCAGGAAAGTTTCGGCCGGTGCGTAAATGAAATATTCGTTGACTTAACCTGACGATTACTTTAACCAATAGAGATACAGGACAGAAAACAGAAAAGTACAGAGCACACAACATCCATGATTCGCATCAGCCTGACTACCATTATTACTACCACCACCATTACCACAGGTAACGGGGCGGGCTGACGCGTACAGGAAAAACTGAAAAAAGCCCGCACCTGAACAGTGCGGGCTTTTTTTTCGGCATAAAATCAAGGGGTAACAACCATGCGAGTGTTGAAATTCGGCGGTACATCGGTCGCGAACGCAGAGCGCTTTATGCGTGTCGCCGACATTCTGGAGAGCAATGCCAGGCAGGGGCAGGTAGCGACCGTTCTTTCTGCCCCCGCGAAAATCACCAACCATCTGGTGGCGATGATCGAAAAAACTATCAGTGGCCAGGATGCCCTGCCGAATATCAGCGATGCCGAACGTATTTTTGCCGAACTGTTAAAAGGGCTCAGCGAGGCCCAGCCCGATTTCCCGTATGCGCAGATGAAAGCGGTGGTCGATCAGGAGTTCGCGCAGATAAAACATGTGCTGCACGGCATCAGCCTGCTTGGCCAGTGCCCGGACAGCATCAACGCGGCGCTGATCTGCCGCGGCGAAAAGCTCTCTATCGCCATTATGTCGGCGCTGCTTGAGGCGCGCGGCCATAAAGTGACGGTTATCGATCCGGTGGAAAAACTGCTTGCCGTCGGCCATTACCTGGAATCCACCGTCGATATCGCCGAATCCACCCGCCGCATCGCGGCCAGCAAAATCCCGGCGGATCACATGATCCTGATGGCAGGCTTTACCGCCGGTAACGACAAAGGCGAACTGGTCGTCCTCGGGCGTAACGGCTCCGACTACTCCGCTGCGGTGCTGGCGGCGTGTCTGCGCGCCGACTGTTGCGAGATCTGGACCGACGTCGACGGCGTCTATACCTGCGACCCGCGCCAGGTGCCGGACGCGAGGCTCCTGAAGTCGATGTCGTATCAGGAGGCGATGGAGCTCTCCTACTTCGGCGCCAAAGTTCTCCACCCCCGCACCATCACCCCTATCGCGCAGTTCCAGATCCCCTGTCTGATTAAAAATACCGGCAACCCGCAGGCGCCAGGCACGCTGATTGGCGCGTCCAGCGATGAAGACGGCCTGCCGGTGAAGGGCATCAGCAACCTCAATAATATGGCGATGTTTAACGTCTCCGGCCCGGGCATGAAAGGCATGGTAGGAATGGCCGCGCGCGTCTTCGCGACCATGTCCCGCGCCGGGATCTCGGTGGTGTTGATTACCCAGTCGTCGTCCGAATACAGCATCAGCTTCTGCGTGCCGCAAAGCGACTGCGCCCGCGCGCAGCGTGCAATGGAAGATGAATTCTATCTGG
This window contains:
- the creA gene encoding protein CreA, producing MKYRVLLVPLMFMALSGGLRAEEIGSVDTVFKWLGPDHKIVVEAFDDPDVKNVTCYLSRAKTGGIKGGLGLAEDTSDAAISCQQVGPIELSDKIKASKAQGDVVFQKRTSLVFKKLQVVRFYDAKRNTLAYLTYSDKVVEGSPKNALSAVPIMPWGQAR
- the creB gene encoding two-component system response regulator CreB is translated as MNQTTVWLVEDETSISDALAYVMQLEGFTVRAFERGLPALDAARHALPDLVVLDVGLPDISGFELCRQLLAAHPALPVLFLTARSEEVDKLIGLEIGADDYVAKPFSPREVCARVRTILRRLQKQQSGAQNVVRVGSFELNDDAAHIAWCGQPLPLTRYEFLLLKTLLLAPGRVYSRQQLMDKVWGDANDSFDRTVDTHIKTLRAKLRAVNPDASPINTHRGLGYSLTVS
- the creC gene encoding two-component system sensor histidine kinase CreC: MRIGMRLLLGYFLIVAVAAWFVLAIFVQEIKPGVRRATEGSLNDTATLLAEIARDDLLAGHPRDGQLAQAFERLNRYPVNANISGIKKVRNEYRVYLTDAQGRVVFDSSGEAVGQDYSRWNDVWLTLRGHYGARSSPLHQDDPDSTVMYVAAPVRDAGRIIGVLSVGKPNIALAPVIRRSEHRIMMAGIALLGIALLTGIVMVLWINRSIGRLVRYADSVTGAAPLPLPDPGSSELRRLAQALENMRVRLEGKNYIEQYVHALTHELKSPLAGIRGAAEILREAPPPDVARRFSENILQQNARMQVLVETLLHQAKLENRLEIAPEPVLLAPLFATLAELHASSFLHHAVRLCIDPAPGDLRVAGDEALLLQAIGNLLVNALDFTPPQGEITLGAWQEGGRVVVRVTDTGSGIPDYALARIFERFYSLPRADGQKSSGLGLAFVQEVARLHQGEITLANRPEGGVEARLTLLPA
- the creD gene encoding cell envelope integrity protein CreD translates to MLKSPLMLKGMALLGCMALLLIPLRILSVVIGDRADYRDHVTHSLEQSTSGPQKLVGPLIAIPVTEITTTMEEGKEVTQERSFIRYWLPESLVVTGKQAVEPRHVGIYEGQVWRSDVSLEARFTPPAQAMKPDAHYRLGEARLVMAVGDSRGIGTVGALNINGQTLAVEPGTGLDEGGEGLHANVPSALLETPTLAVRFSLELNGTGAFSVVPLGRSSEMSLISNWPHPNFYGNFLPASREISASGFAAKWRSSWYANNLDGYFQKGEDVRLSSLPAFSVTVATPVDQYQLTDRAVKYAVLLIALTYMAFFVCETLSGITMHPVQYLLVGLSLVMFYLLLLAFSEHIGFNLAWLVASLAGATLNALYLQAVLKGWRRSLIFAGGLLALDGVLWQLLRSQDFALLLGSGLLFAALTAVMLLTRHIDWYALTPAKARFTRLTPAPQEERFRLWK
- the arcA gene encoding two-component system response regulator ArcA is translated as MQTPHILIVEDELVTRNTLKSIFEAEGYDVSEATDGAEMHQILSDNDINLVIMDINLPGKNGLLLARELREQANVALMFLTGRDNEVDKILGLEIGADDYITKPFNPRELTIRARNLLSRTMNLGTVSEERRSVESYKFNGWELDINSRSLISPNGEQYKLPRSEFRAMLHFCENPGKIQTRAELLKKMTGRELKPHDRTVDVTIRRIRKHFESTPDTPEIIATIHGEGYRFCGDLQE
- a CDS encoding tRNA/rRNA methyltransferase; its protein translation is MRLPIILVSPARPENVGAAARAMKTMGFTELRIVDSTAHLDPAARRVAHGAGDILDNTKHYDTLADALADVDFTVATTARSRAKFHYYATPQQLLPLLEEKAAWLPVTALVFGREDSGLTNDELALADVLTGVPMVADYPSLNLGQAVMVYCYQLTALMQNAPAATPEADHHQLKALRLRIDALLTTLGVADDIKMADWLQQRLGLLEQRDTAMLHRLLHDIEKKVAG
- the thrL gene encoding thr operon leader peptide, with the translated sequence MIRISLTTIITTTTITTGNGAG